The window CAGACCTAATAACCACCCTTATGAACAGAAGATTATTAGCCTATTTTTTACTGGATACTTCCGGCTCTATGAACGGGGAACCTATCCAGGCACTGAACAACGGCTTTAACGGGCTTATCAGTATGCTTCGTGCAGATCCGCAGGCGATGGAAAGCCTTCATTTAAGTGTTATTACCTTTGATAGAGAAGTTAAGAATATTATTCCTTTAACAGCTCTTTCCAATTTTTATCCCATTGAAATTACATGTCCGGATAGTGGACCAACTCATACCGGGGCTGCACTGGAAATGGTATCTGATCTTGTTCAGAAAGATCTTGTAAAAGGATCTGCTGATGAAAAAGGTGACTGGCAGCCTTTACTCTTTATATTTACTGATGGAAAACCTTCCGATATTCAGAAATACAGACAGATGATTCCAATTCTTAGAGGTCTTGAGTTTGGAGCCATTGTAGGCTGTGCGGCAGGACCTAAAGCTGATGAACAGTCTTTGAAAGAACTCACGGATCATGTGGTAAAGCTGGATACTACAGATGCGATCACTCTTTCATCTTTTTCAAATGGGTGAGTACTTCTATTACACAAGGAGGGCATTCACAGAATACAACAGATCACGTAACATTACCTCCGCCACCATCGGAGCTAAATATTATTATTTAAAAAATTGTCTTTACAGTTATGAGAAGACTACCGATTTATTTTTTAATTGATGTCTCCGAATCTATGGTAGGAGACCCGATTGAGCAGGTGCAGGAAGGAATTTCCAACATTGTCAGGGAACTTAAGAAAGATCCGTATTCATTGGAAACGGTGTATATTTCTGTGGTAGGTTTTGCAGGAGAAGCTGAAGTGATTACACCACTTCAGGATATCATAAGTTTTTATCCTCCAAAAATTCCGATTGGCAGTGGTACATCACTGTCTCAAGGATTGATTAAAATAATGGACTGTATAGATCAGGATATTGTAAAAACAACCTATGATAGAAAAGGAGATTGGAAGCCTATCGTATTTTTGTTTACAGACGGGGTTCCTACTGATGATGCTGCCAAAGCGATTGAAAGATGGAACAGCAAGTATAACGGAAAATCTAATACCATTGCAGTATCTATAGGAGAGAATACCAATTATAAGCTGTTGGGTTCACTGGCAGATAATGTTTTACTGTTTAATAATACGGATGAAAATTCCTATAAAGAATTCTTCAAATGGGTAACAGATTCTATTAAAACAACCAGTCAAAGTGTAACAGAAGCGAAGAAAGAAGGAATTAATTTATCTAAAATAGATTCTGTTATTCTGGAAAAGGTAGATCCGCAGATGGAACAGCGTTTTCCGGATAATAACTTTGTTGTTTTGAATGGTAAATGTTCAGAGACGGATAAACTCTATCTGATGAAGTTTAAGAAGACATTCGGAGAATCCAGTATTCCGGGGATGTCTACAAGATATTATAAACTGGAAGGCGCTTATAAAATTGATGAGAAAGCTTATTACAGGTTGTCTTCTGCCCAAAGAAGCAATCTTAAAATTTCAATAGAAGAACTTCAGGGTGGAACTTCTTGCCCACATTGTGCAAATCCTATTGCTTTGGCCACCTGTGCTTGTGGCGGAATCCATTGTCTGCAAGGGGAAGGATACAATAAATGTCCCTGGTGTGGAACATCCGATTATTACGGGTATTCCGGCGGTGGATTTGATATCAACAGAACATTAGGTTAATTACTTTGCCTATGAAAATACCTTCATTTTATTTTGGAATCGGGAGAAAGCCTATGGAAAAAGGAACTATTCATAAAGAAAAAGAAGAGTTTAAAGAAGTTCACTGGGTATTACAACATGCCCATTCAGGGAAGTTCTATGAATTCACTTTTGAGATGGCTGATTTTCCTAACATCAGGATTAAAAATATTGGAAACCTTGAAGAAACCGGACTAACGTTTGAAAATGACAGGATTTTTGGGATTCCGAAAGCCCATAGTATGTATCATCTGGATATAGAATTTTTTCACACAGAAGATAAAGAGCATACAGATGTTAAAAGAGTTTCGTTATTAATCAATATTGATCCTAAAGATTTGTGGAAAAATATTCCAAGTGATCGAAATGATGACTTTTATAAAGAAGATGAGGTTTCATTTCAGGGAACTTTTTTGGATAAAAAAATTGTTGCAGCTTCCAAAAGAGGCCGTTCTCATGCCCATGAAGGGAAATTCAGAGAAGATGATTTTGCAGTGAATGAACTTCCGGCAGATTGGAATATTATCTCAGTTTCTGATGGTGCCGGTTCTGCTGTCATGGCAAGGGAAGGTTCAAGATTAGCTACAATTTCTGTTAATGAGTTTTTTAGCGTTCCTGAAGTTTTAACTGAGATTGAAAATAACATCAATATCTTTTATACTGCAGAAGTCTCAAAGAAAGAACGGGATGAAGCCAAAGAAAATGTAATAAGACTTTTATATGAAGGTGTTTTACATGTTCATCATGAACTCGATAAAACGGCGCTAGAGAATGATCTTTCCATTAATGATCTGCATGCCACACTTATTTTTGCTTTGGTTAAAAAGTTCAGCTTTGGATATGTGATCCTGAGTTTCGGAGTAGGAGACTGCCCAATCAATCTGATCAATACTGATTTTTCCAAAGTAGAATTACTGAATACAATGGATGTGGGAGAGTTCAGTGGAGGAACTCGCTTTATGACCATGAAGGAAATTTTCAACGATCATATTGTTTCCCGTTTCAGAATAACATGTATGAAAGATTTTTCATATCTGGTGCTCATGACGGATGGAATTTATGATCCTAAATTTCTTACCGAAAATAAATTGGAAGATACAGAAAGCTGGAAAATATTTTTTAACGATCTTAATGGAGATAATGATGATCTTACGAAAGTAGATTTTATGAATGATGCAGAAATTGCTCAACAACTTCTCCTTTGGACTGATTTCTGGAGCCGTGGAAACCATGACGATCGTACACTGGCCATAATTTATTAATTAAACATGAAAAATACTATAAAGGTTGTTTCTGTCCTGGATGCATCCAAATCCTATGAATATGTAGATGAAAAGCCAATCCAGGGAGGCGTAAAAGATGTTTACTTTTCACCGGACAGAACGTATGTGGTTGCTTTTTACAGAAATCCGCTGGATGAAGGACAGAAAGAAAGGATTATGAGAATTGTTTCTACCTACCTTCAAAATATCCGAAATGGAAATGCAGCAGAATACTTTCTGAATGAAATATTCAGATGGCCTTATGATATTGTAGAAAGAGATAGGTTAACAGGTATTATTGTTCCTGTTTACAATCAAAAATTCTTCTTTGCTAAAGGATATGTAGGTTCAGATAATATTCAGAATGAAGATAAAGTGGGAAAATGGTTCACCGCACCTATGTTCAGAAATCCGCAATATCCGCTAAGGCTTGACAGATCTGAGCTCGGGGATTGGCTGAGCTATTTTCAGATTGCGATTAATATCAGCCGTGGGGTAAAGAAACTCCATCAAATGGGACTAGCGCATTCAGACTTATCTTATAATAATATTCTGGTAGATCCGGTAACCAAATCGGCCTGTATTATTGATATTGATGGACTTGTTGTTCCTAAATTATTTCCACCTGAAGTTATTGGAACTGCAGATTTTATTGCTCCTGAAGTTTTAAAGACCCAACATTTGGGACTTCAGGATCCAGCAAGGCATCTGCCTAATCAGAAAACTGATTTACATGCCCTTGCCGTTTTGATTTACATGTATCTGTTGAGAAGACACCCACTTCGTGGTGGAAAGATCTGGGATCTGGATTCTGAAAAGGATGAAGTGATATCCATGGGTGAAAAAGCTCTGTTTGTAGAACATCCCAATGATCCTTCCAATAATGTAAGAGCTGATCATCTGAGAAAATGGGATACTTTCTGGGGTGACCCTAAAAGATTCCTTATACTGTAACAGGTCCCTATATTGCTGATTTATTTAGGAAAACATTTATAGACGGACTGCATGATCCAATCAGACGACCTACTGCCAACGAATGGGAAACTGCTTTGCTGAAAACTGTGGACCTGATACAGCCTTGTCAGAACTCCGAATGTACTGAAAAATGGTATGTTTTTGATAATACAAGCAATCCGAAATGCCCTTTCTGCGGAACTCCACACCAAGGAATGCTTCCAGTGCTGGATTTGTACTTCAGATTTGATGATGAGGTCTGGAAACCTGAAAATCATAGGCTAATGGTATATCATAATCAATATTTATTCAAATGGCATGTATCGAGAAAGGTGATCCGAAATGAAAATCTGACGATGCAGGATAAAATGCCTGTAGGATATTTTACTTTCCATCAGGGAAAATGGGTATTGGTGAATCAAAGTCTGGCAGATATGAAAGATATTACAGAACAGCAGGAAATTCCACCTGGATCTATGGTTGAACTGACGGATGGGAAAAAAATACTGTTGTCCTCAGAAGAAGGTGGAAGATTGATCTATGTAACAATGGCGAATCAGTAGATAGAGATAGGCTGGAAGCTGGAAAAGTGAATCTGGATGTATAGCAGTAAAAAATAGGATAGAGATATTTAAATTCAATAGAAGCTTTAGCCCAAATTTATATTTTTTATACTCTCGCAGATTTTTCAGATAACGCAGATTGATACACAATGATCTGTTCAACCCACCTCATCAACGAGAGTTAAATTTTATACGTAATGATCTGTGAAAATCTGTGCAATCTGTGGGAAATAAAATCTAACAAATAAGATTAGCCACAAAAGTCACAAAAGTTTTTTAAGTTAATAGCTTTACGCATGGAGGTACACCAAAGTTTTGAAAATCTTTGATTTTCTTATTGACGATTATCATTCATATGATCAAAATATCCGCTCAATCTGCCTAATCAGCGAGAGATTATCTTTTGTTCTTAAATCGGAGAGAATTCCATGAAGAAAGAATGTTCATCTTCACTTATCGTTTTGAATCCCAGGCTTAGGTAAAGCTTTTGTGCCTTATTGGTTTTTAAAACACTTAAAGAAGCTGTTTTTCCTTTTGCAGAAGCTTCTTCCAGAATATCAGTCAATATCATTTTTCCTAATCCTTTGCCTTGCTGGCTGGGGTCGATCTGAAGCTGTAAGACATCTATATTGGTATCTTCCCTGTTTATTTTTAAAAGCCCGATAGGTTGATTGTTCAAAAAAATAATATAAGCTTTATCAAACTGATCCAGAATTCTGCCAAGAGTTGTTTCCCGGTCTGTAGGAAGATTGGATTCTGCATAATGTGGAACCATGGTCTTCGTCCTTAGATCAAGGAGATAATCAATATCTTTTTCTGTGGCTTGTTGATAAGTAAGTGGAGTTTTCATAGTTTTTTGAATTCGAATTTCAGGCCATACTTTTCCTATTGACTAGCAAAATTAATAAGCATCTATCTTTAACAATAATTTCTGAACTTAATTTAAAGTTTAATCAAATGTAATATTTCTTTGCTGAAGATAGGCTTCATCAATATTTTCTTTTTCAAGACGATCCGGATACATTGTGATTTTTATAAATTCTTCATCTAGGTAAAGGCCTCCTAAAAATAGCTCGTTTCCTATCATTTTTACCTGAATGGTGAGGGCATTGATAAGGATTTCTTCATCTTGCAATGTTTTAATATTAAAAATAAAAATTCTCTGATAATGAGTATCTTTATATTTAATGATCAGATAATTTTCATAGAAGTATAAGAGACCATCCCGAAATGTTGGTTGCCCCAATGTATTGATAGGTGGTTTCCAGGTAATAATTTTCTTTTCCTTCAGCCGGATGTGAACCTCTTCTTTTCCTGTCTCATTGCATTGCCACCATGCAATAATCCCCTCATTATTGATGGCGGTCTGATGTGGAGATACTGAATTTTCCGTACCTGAATGATCCATCCAGACCATCTTTTGCTGGCTGAGTTCAGTTTTTATATGATCTGTGGATAGTTCTTCATCAATAAGGGTAAGGATTTCAGCCTGCGTCATTGCTTTTTGTTTCTGGAGGCGAAGATATTGATTTAATTGGATTTGGAAATAAAAATAGAAAAGAGAATTGCCGGAAACGATATGAGCTCATCTTTTTGATAAATCGTTACTGATACTTCCGGCATTTAATCTTTTATTTTTAGACCAGCTCAAAAAAGTTTCTTCTGCCGATCTTTATCTTAGTTTCTTTTACAAGTTCAATTTTTGTATCCGGTTCCATCATTTTTATCATATTGATTTGAACTCCGCCACTTTGAATCAATCTTCGGACTGCAGATTTGCTGAGGTCATTTTTTAGCTGGTGACAAAGTTCAAGAACAGTTATTTTCAGTTGGTGATGATTCAGCATATTGATAGAAACAGGTTCAAAGCTTTTTTCATCAAAATTCTTATTCTGAAACTGGTTATTGAAGAACAGCTCAGCATTTTCAGCTGCTTTATCATTATGATATTGACTGATAATATTTTTGGCAACCAGTTTTTTGATGTTCATCGGGTTTTCTCCATTGCTCATTTTTGATTTTAAACTGCTTTTTTCGTCGACTGAAAAATCAGTGGTCAGATCAATAAATTCTTCGATTAATGTATCCGGAATAGACATGGTTTTTCCAAACATTTCATTTGGTTCATCAGTCAGTCCAATGATATTGTTTAAAGATTTGCTCATCTTTTCTTTTCCATCAAGTCCTTTCAATAAAGGCATGCACATCACGATTTGGGCAGGCATCTGGTGAACTTCCTGCAATTGTCTTCCCATAGTACAGTTGAACAGCTGATCAGTTCCGCCCATTTCAATATCACATTCAATTTTTACAGAATCAAAGCCTTGCAGAATAGGGTATACCAGCTCATGCATGGCAATAGGGGTATTTTCAGTAAACCTTTTGTTAAAATCATTTCTGTGCATCAGTTGTGCAACGGTTACTTTTGATAACAGCTGGATAACTTCTGAAAAATTCAGTACATCAAGCCAGTCAGAATTGAAAACAATCTTTGTTTTTTCAACATTAATGATTTTAGATAGCTGGTCGATATAAGTCTGTGCATTATGCTGAACGTCTTCAGCACTTAAAGGCTTTCTGGCTTTATTTTTTCCGGTGGGATCACCAATTCTCGCTGTAAAGCTTCCTACCACAATAATAATCTGATGGCCAAGATCCTGAAACTGTTTCAGCTTTTTCAGGACAACAGCATGTCCAAGATGTAAATCCGGAGCAGTGGGATCAAAACCTAGTTTAATGGATAGGGTTCTGTTTTCTTCTTTTGCTTGTCTTAATTTCTCCTCCAATCCGTTTTCCGGCAGGATAATAGAAACATTTTCTTGTAATGTATCAATCATGTTGTAAAGTTTTTTAAATGAAAAAAGCCCGGACAATACTGTCCGGGCTCTATATATTTTAAGTTTAGATTTTAATTTAGAATACAGATATAGAAAGTCTTCCCGAACGATAGCTCGGAGCGTAATATTCACTGAAGAATGGAAGACGCAATATGCTGTTTAAGTGTTTCATTGATATTGTAAATATAACAGGATTTCCCTGAACTTCCAATATTTAAACCATTAAGATGTAATGTAGTGGTTATAACAAGATTTGTTTTTTTAGAAAAAACTTAACCATTTACGTATCTTAATGGTCTAAAATAATGGTTCAAAACAATTTTACTTGTCATTTTCTAAGCTAATTCTATGCCACAATCTGTTAAAATGAGTTTATATGTTTTTTATCATGTTATAAGGCTTTTTCCATCTTATAATTGATGAGATCTACTCCTTTTACGTTCACAGTTTGTTCCTGAATAAGTTTAAAATTCATCCTTTCAAAAAAGGGTTTTGCTGTTTTGCTAACATCTGCAGTTAAAAATTTTTGATTTTGATGCAACGCTTCTTTTTCAATAAGCTTATACAGTTGAGTGGCAATTCCCAGATGTTGATAATCTTTATGAACAAAGAGCAGATCGATATAATTTCCTTTATCAAGGGTACAAAAACCTACTGTTTTATTTTTTATTTCAGCAATTAAAATAAATTGTTGTTTGATGACATTGTTCCATCTTTCCTGATTCTCTGTACCAGATCTCCACGCATTAAGCTGATCGATATTATAATCTTCCTGGCAAATAGTTATTATAGTGTCCTGGAAAAGCTGTAACATCTCCGGAAGATCGCTTGGGTCTCCTTTTCTGATGATAATGGCCGGTTTATCGGATGTATTGCTGTTCATAGAGTTTTTGTTGATCTTTATTCAGGAAAGGATAGAAGAGGTTCATCAGTAAAAGCGTATACGACTGAATTGCTGCTTTTTTCTTAAGCTTTGAAATCAGCCGGTTATGGGTAATCCAATTGTCAGCAATAATGAAAATTTGTTCAGTAAGATTATTAATGATAAAATCAGGAACATCTTTTTTGAAAACATTATTCCTTTGAAGATCTGAGAAAATAAGTTGAAATTCTTCTCTTCGGCTGAAGTTAATGCCTTCATACTGAGATTCAACTTCAGGTATTTTTTTCAATATATCGACAAGATTCATGAAGATGAACCTGTAATCGTAAAATATCTCGCAAGTGGAAGAAGTGAACCTGTAAAGATCATTTAGTGTTTTATCCTCTTTCTCCTTCATCTTGTTTAGCAGCTCATCCATTTTAAGGGTAAGTTCAGAAAAAAGAATCTTGATTATATCTTCAGAATGCTTGAAATGGTAATGAAGGTTTCCCGGACTGATAGAAAGTTCAGCTGCAATATGTCTTGTTGTGATATTGTTGTATCCCTGGTCATTAAAGAGTTCCAGAGCCTTAGCCAGAATTTTTTCCTTTGTGCTCATCTTTCAAAGATATGAATTATCAGGCAGGGAATAAATCATATTTTTAAAATTAGAACAATTGTTCTAATTTAAGTATATTTACAATATCAAATCTTATGACAATGGAAGGAAAACAAAAGTTTGATTATGAGGCTGCTGGAAGCGGTGAAAAGAAAAATGAAACCGACATCCAGGATATAATGGCAAAAGTGCTGCAGGTCATTATTGGATTTATTATGGCAGTGCTGCACATGTGATGAAAAAAAGGATTTCATATTGGTTTTTGCTGGGATTAGCGGTGTGGCTGATCATTGTTCAACTGAGAAAGAATGGTATTTTTATTCCTGTTATCAATAACCATTTTACAGATCTTATTACCGTTCCGATGTATTGTTACCTCATAGAATATATCATGAATTCTCTACTTGGATTTCACTGGAAGCCTGATTTTAAGTTTGTACTCACTTCAATTTTATATCTGTCTTTTTATTTGAAGTCCTTTGTCCGAAGCTGTCCCTATTATTTACAGGAGATATTTTTGATGTAGTAGCTTATTTTCTTGGAGGAATGCTGTATTGCTCTTTTTATATAAGATCATTTTCCGTTTTAAAAAGAAAGTCGGAGTAAATTGAGGTAATATTAAAAGCTTGAGATTACCTAGAATTTGACGCAAAGTTTTATTTAAAATATGCTTTATTTTTAAGTGAGCTAAGAATGTAATCGATTTGCAATCGATTTTGATGAAGCAGATGGATACACTCGCTTTATCGAATCAACAAAGTTGATTCCATTCTTTGCTGCCTAAAAGTATGTGATAAGAAGATAAAACCTTTGCGTCAAAGAAAAATAGGAACATACTTCAAAAAATGTAAAAGGGGAAAATCATTTTTAATCATCATAAAAAAGACCGGCAGAACCTTATTATAAAAAAGGCTGCCGGCCGGGGTTATTGTTTTTATCCTGTTTTTTGTTCTTTATGCTAAAGAAAGGGTGAGGTTTTAATTGTTGCCGCTGTTTGCCCTGTTGGAGTCTTCAAATTTCACCTGTTTTGTAGCTCCTTTTACATTATTGTTTCCGAATTTATAGGTTAGGGAAAGATGAACGTTTCTGGTAATTCCTTTGTATTGGTAATCAATATTATAATCCGGATAATATTCTATTCCTTTTTCACGGTTGGTATTCAGCACATCATTCAAATACAGATTGACTAAAAGCTTTTTATCCATGAATGCTAATTTGAGTCCTGTGTATAATGAGGCATTGGTGTAATAATAGGTATTTCCATCTCTGTTCGGAAGGCTTCCCCATAATCCCAGTAAGAAAGTCACTGTTTTATCTTTATTAAGGAAGAAACTGTTATCTATGTTTACATTGGCACTGTATCCCGGAGGAACAGGAAGAATAGACGGATCATAAGATTTTGCTTTGGTATAATATCCATTCAGAAAAATAGTAGATTCCAGCCATTTCAGTTTGTTGTAGTTATAACTGATATTGACTCCGGTCTGATTTTCATTATAGAAATTCTTCGCGATGGTGTATCTGTAATTTTCATCAATCATCTGAATTCTGTCCCAGCTGTCTTTGTTGTAGCTGTGATAAAGTGTAATGTTGAGGTTGTTATTCAAAACATACCCGAATTCAAAATTATCCGAAAATGATGGCAGTAGATAAGGATTTCCGGTGGTGTATTCAAAGTTGGAGGTGAAATACTTAAATGGATTCAGATTTCCAAAATAAGGGCGTGAAATTCTTCGGGAATAACTTAATGAAAATGAATTGTTTTCGTTAGGCTTATAGCTTATGTAAGCAGTAGGAAAGAGTTTACCATATTTGATCTTTGTGGAAATATGATCATTCATAGAAATACCTTCCAGCGTGGTGTATTCATAACGAAGCCCAGCCTTTGCATCCCATTGATCATTGATCTTAAAATTGGTTGAAAAATAAGCGGCATAGTTTTCTTCATTATAAAGGAATGTGTTGGTTTTGCCTGCGTTAAGCTGGTTTTGTCCGTTGATAATGTCAAAGAAATTAAATTCAGAATCGTTTTTGATTTTCGTATACTTCAGCCCGGATTCTGTTTTTATTTTACCAAATGTTTTTTCCAGATCAGCCTGTCCCGAGTAAATTCTGTATTTACTGATTGGGTTAGCCATTGTATAGATCTCTTGTGGAGTATAGGTGTTGGAGAAATTTCTCGCATTGGAATTGTTAAGCATCAAATTAGCTGTTATATTCAGCTTACCTCCGGCACTATCGATTTTAGTTTCATAAAATGCTGTAGCATTGTGAACATCCCGACTGTTTCTGTTATTGAAATCAGAAGAAATATTAATGAGTTCCTTTCCATTGAAACGGACCGATTTACTTACTCCTATTTCCTTAGGATTGCTGTGTGAATAATTATAATTGATGCCGATAAGGTTTTTATCATTAATCTTATATTCAGCTTTTATATTTCCACTTTGGTATTTATAATTGTTAAGATTGTCTCCATCTTTGTTCCAGTAATTATTATTTGAAATACCGGACATATTATTATAAGTATTATACTGCCAGTAATTATCCCCAGCAGATAAATTGGTACTTAATGAAAGTTTTTCTCCCTGGTAATTGAAGGTGGCACCTCCTCTTGAGGAAACGGTAGGCTTTCCCCAAAAATAATTTCCTGAAGTCTGAATAGATCCATTCCATCCCAGATTGGCATTTTTCTTAAGAATAATATTAATCAGTCCACTTTTCCCTTCTGCGTCATATTTTGCCGGTGGGGTAGTGATGACCTCAATCTTAAGAATATCATCAGAACGGATTGTCTTCAGATAATTGATAAGTTCCTGTCCGTTCAGGTTCAGTAATCTGTCATTAATCATAACAGCTACATTGCTTTTTCCGGCAATACTTATCGCTTCATCACTGGTTTTTACCATGGGTGTTTTAGCAAGAGCTTCTATAGCATCAATGCCCTGTGATGCTACAGAATTCTCCACATTGAAGACCAGACGGTCTACTTTTCTCTCGAATAATTTTTTCTTTGCGGTAATGGTTACGCCTTCTACTTTCTGTACTACCGGCTCATCCTTGATCTGAATATCCTTTCTGATATTTCCTTTTACTTCAATTTTCTCATTGTTGGTTTTTACGCCATCTTTTATAATCTCAAGTATGTAATTTCCATCTTCTTTCAAAGGAATTTTGAATAATCCTTTGTCATCTGTAATAGCAGAAAATTTAATGTCATTTTTTGTGATAAGCACCTCTGTTTCTGCTACAGGTTTATTTTCTTTGTCTGTAATGGTTCCCTCTACACTTTGTGCAAAAATGAATGAAGAAACTGTAAGACTTAAAAGAAGAATAATTTTCCGGTTCATATTTAGCTTTTTATACAAGACAATTATTTTGCAGAGAATATTACATTGGCTTGTGAAAAATGTTTTCTTATTAATAAAATACGGCACTATTCTTTTGGTATTTTTGTAAGTATATAAATTTGACTTTGATGCACGGCAAGCTATTACAATACATCGGTTCCAATCATAATTTTACCCCAAAAGATATTGAAAGGGTTCAACAATATTTTGAACCTGTATCTTTTGTTAAAAATACAGTGATAGAAGAAGCAGGAAAGGTTCCCAATTACCTATATTACATCGTTTCAGGGTATCTCAGATTGTTTTATATGGATGAGGATGGAAGTGAAGTGACGACACATATTAACTGCCCACCAGGATTTTTTACTTCTTATTCTCATTTTGTCAGTGGAACAGTCTCGGATCATAGTGTGGAATGTATTACAGCATGTGAACTTCTAAGAATTACAAAGACAAATCTTGATGATTTGGTCAACGAGAGTAAGGCGATGAAAGACTTCAGTATTTCAGTATTTCAACACTC of the Chryseobacterium capnotolerans genome contains:
- a CDS encoding serine/threonine-protein kinase; translated protein: MKNTIKVVSVLDASKSYEYVDEKPIQGGVKDVYFSPDRTYVVAFYRNPLDEGQKERIMRIVSTYLQNIRNGNAAEYFLNEIFRWPYDIVERDRLTGIIVPVYNQKFFFAKGYVGSDNIQNEDKVGKWFTAPMFRNPQYPLRLDRSELGDWLSYFQIAINISRGVKKLHQMGLAHSDLSYNNILVDPVTKSACIIDIDGLVVPKLFPPEVIGTADFIAPEVLKTQHLGLQDPARHLPNQKTDLHALAVLIYMYLLRRHPLRGGKIWDLDSEKDEVISMGEKALFVEHPNDPSNNVRADHLRKWDTFWGDPKRFLIL
- a CDS encoding GNAT family N-acetyltransferase, which encodes MNSNTSDKPAIIIRKGDPSDLPEMLQLFQDTIITICQEDYNIDQLNAWRSGTENQERWNNVIKQQFILIAEIKNKTVGFCTLDKGNYIDLLFVHKDYQHLGIATQLYKLIEKEALHQNQKFLTADVSKTAKPFFERMNFKLIQEQTVNVKGVDLINYKMEKAL
- a CDS encoding vWA domain-containing protein, whose product is MNRRLLAYFLLDTSGSMNGEPIQALNNGFNGLISMLRADPQAMESLHLSVITFDREVKNIIPLTALSNFYPIEITCPDSGPTHTGAALEMVSDLVQKDLVKGSADEKGDWQPLLFIFTDGKPSDIQKYRQMIPILRGLEFGAIVGCAAGPKADEQSLKELTDHVVKLDTTDAITLSSFSNG
- the tyrS gene encoding tyrosine--tRNA ligase — protein: MIDTLQENVSIILPENGLEEKLRQAKEENRTLSIKLGFDPTAPDLHLGHAVVLKKLKQFQDLGHQIIIVVGSFTARIGDPTGKNKARKPLSAEDVQHNAQTYIDQLSKIINVEKTKIVFNSDWLDVLNFSEVIQLLSKVTVAQLMHRNDFNKRFTENTPIAMHELVYPILQGFDSVKIECDIEMGGTDQLFNCTMGRQLQEVHQMPAQIVMCMPLLKGLDGKEKMSKSLNNIIGLTDEPNEMFGKTMSIPDTLIEEFIDLTTDFSVDEKSSLKSKMSNGENPMNIKKLVAKNIISQYHNDKAAENAELFFNNQFQNKNFDEKSFEPVSINMLNHHQLKITVLELCHQLKNDLSKSAVRRLIQSGGVQINMIKMMEPDTKIELVKETKIKIGRRNFFELV
- a CDS encoding TerY-C metal binding domain-containing protein, which produces MRRLPIYFLIDVSESMVGDPIEQVQEGISNIVRELKKDPYSLETVYISVVGFAGEAEVITPLQDIISFYPPKIPIGSGTSLSQGLIKIMDCIDQDIVKTTYDRKGDWKPIVFLFTDGVPTDDAAKAIERWNSKYNGKSNTIAVSIGENTNYKLLGSLADNVLLFNNTDENSYKEFFKWVTDSIKTTSQSVTEAKKEGINLSKIDSVILEKVDPQMEQRFPDNNFVVLNGKCSETDKLYLMKFKKTFGESSIPGMSTRYYKLEGAYKIDEKAYYRLSSAQRSNLKISIEELQGGTSCPHCANPIALATCACGGIHCLQGEGYNKCPWCGTSDYYGYSGGGFDINRTLG
- a CDS encoding GNAT family N-acetyltransferase, whose protein sequence is MKTPLTYQQATEKDIDYLLDLRTKTMVPHYAESNLPTDRETTLGRILDQFDKAYIIFLNNQPIGLLKINREDTNIDVLQLQIDPSQQGKGLGKMILTDILEEASAKGKTASLSVLKTNKAQKLYLSLGFKTISEDEHSFFMEFSPI
- a CDS encoding TetR/AcrR family transcriptional regulator, with the protein product MSTKEKILAKALELFNDQGYNNITTRHIAAELSISPGNLHYHFKHSEDIIKILFSELTLKMDELLNKMKEKEDKTLNDLYRFTSSTCEIFYDYRFIFMNLVDILKKIPEVESQYEGINFSRREEFQLIFSDLQRNNVFKKDVPDFIINNLTEQIFIIADNWITHNRLISKLKKKAAIQSYTLLLMNLFYPFLNKDQQKLYEQQYIR
- a CDS encoding PP2C family serine/threonine-protein phosphatase, which gives rise to MKIPSFYFGIGRKPMEKGTIHKEKEEFKEVHWVLQHAHSGKFYEFTFEMADFPNIRIKNIGNLEETGLTFENDRIFGIPKAHSMYHLDIEFFHTEDKEHTDVKRVSLLINIDPKDLWKNIPSDRNDDFYKEDEVSFQGTFLDKKIVAASKRGRSHAHEGKFREDDFAVNELPADWNIISVSDGAGSAVMAREGSRLATISVNEFFSVPEVLTEIENNINIFYTAEVSKKERDEAKENVIRLLYEGVLHVHHELDKTALENDLSINDLHATLIFALVKKFSFGYVILSFGVGDCPINLINTDFSKVELLNTMDVGEFSGGTRFMTMKEIFNDHIVSRFRITCMKDFSYLVLMTDGIYDPKFLTENKLEDTESWKIFFNDLNGDNDDLTKVDFMNDAEIAQQLLLWTDFWSRGNHDDRTLAIIY